The Acidobacteriota bacterium genome includes a region encoding these proteins:
- the rpmI gene encoding 50S ribosomal protein L35, translated as MPKLKTHRGAAKRFNTTGTGKVTRKKAFSRHILTSKTTKQKRGLRGTTTVDTADESRILRMIPYK; from the coding sequence ATGCCGAAGCTGAAGACGCACCGCGGCGCGGCCAAGCGGTTCAACACCACCGGGACCGGCAAGGTGACCCGCAAAAAGGCGTTCTCGCGCCACATCCTGACCAGCAAGACCACCAAGCAGAAGCGCGGGCTGCGCGGCACGACGACGGTGGATACGGCCGACGAATCGCGGATCCTGCGGATGATTCCGTACAAGTAG
- a CDS encoding translation initiation factor IF-3: MPPGRGPRGPRRDFRQPRTRVNERIRVREIRVIDDGGEQLGVMAPPQAMAIAREKGLDLVEISPTAVPPVCRIMDYGRFQYEEQKRTRQAKKHQKTIEVKEIKFRPKVDEHDYQFKKKHVERFLAHGDKVKATIFFRGREMAHPEFGRHILERLVDELQEVATQETLPRMEGNQMHTILSSRSVSKKGR, encoded by the coding sequence ATTCCTCCAGGACGCGGCCCGCGCGGGCCACGCCGCGATTTCCGCCAGCCCCGCACGCGAGTCAACGAGCGGATCCGGGTTCGGGAGATCCGGGTCATCGACGACGGCGGTGAGCAGCTCGGCGTCATGGCGCCGCCCCAGGCAATGGCGATAGCACGGGAGAAGGGACTCGACCTCGTCGAGATCTCGCCGACCGCGGTACCGCCGGTCTGCCGAATCATGGACTACGGGCGGTTCCAGTACGAGGAGCAGAAGCGGACGCGGCAGGCCAAGAAGCACCAGAAGACGATCGAGGTCAAGGAGATCAAGTTCCGGCCGAAGGTCGACGAACACGATTACCAGTTCAAGAAGAAGCACGTCGAGCGCTTTCTGGCGCACGGCGACAAGGTCAAGGCGACCATCTTCTTCCGCGGTCGCGAGATGGCGCATCCGGAGTTCGGGCGGCACATCCTCGAACGGCTCGTCGACGAGCTGCAGGAGGTGGCCACCCAGGAGACGCTGCCCCGCATGGAAGGCAACCAGATGCACACGATCCTGTCGAGCAGGAGCGTGTCGAAGAAGGGGCGCTGA
- the thrS gene encoding threonine--tRNA ligase: MSQITVTLPDGSTRAATAGAAVSAVAADISPRLARQALAAIVDGRMVDLSYPLEGDVAVRFVTPDAPEALELYRHSTAHLLAAAVTALFPEAQCGIGPAIDEGFFYDFVVDRPFVPADLEAIERKMAELAKQDLRYERKMMPKAEAKAYFDGRGEPLKVQLIEEKGGPIVSCYTIEDAFIDFCTGPHVPSTGRLKAFKVLHSSGAYWKGDSRNQPMQRIYGTAFFKASALTAHLTRIEEAKKRDHRRLGKDLGLFTFHPWAPGAPFWQAKGATLYRILSDYMRDALSGDDYQEVRTPLVFNKALWETSGHWEHYRENMFLLESDGEPPAPATGNGGGPSTAEDRDGAQFALKAMNCPGHMLMFASEGRSYRDLPLRFHDQGVLHRQEASGVLSGLTRVRQFSQDDAHCFITEDQIGEEVERLLRLIDRVYGDFGLDYAIELSTRPEDYLGKLETWTHAEAQLRGAIEAAGRPFTVSEGDGSFYGPKIDVHVTDAIGRRWQCATIQLDYQMPQRFGLKYVGADNADHTPVLIHRAIFGSFERFIALLIEQYAGAFPLWLAPVQVRILNIADRHAEYGRTVRDRLAAAGFRVELDDRREKIGLKIREAQLQKIPRMLVIGDREVENGTVAVRSRTKGDLGASALEELIGTLEEEVRLKRTPATE; the protein is encoded by the coding sequence ATGAGCCAGATCACCGTCACCCTGCCGGATGGATCCACCCGCGCCGCCACCGCGGGCGCGGCCGTGTCCGCCGTGGCCGCCGACATCTCGCCGCGGCTCGCCCGGCAGGCCCTGGCCGCGATCGTCGACGGGCGGATGGTCGACCTGTCGTACCCGCTCGAGGGCGACGTCGCGGTGCGGTTCGTGACCCCGGACGCCCCCGAGGCCCTCGAGCTCTACCGCCACAGCACCGCCCACCTGCTGGCCGCGGCGGTGACCGCGCTGTTCCCCGAGGCGCAGTGCGGCATCGGCCCGGCGATCGACGAGGGGTTCTTCTACGACTTCGTCGTCGACCGGCCGTTCGTCCCGGCGGATCTGGAAGCCATCGAGCGCAAGATGGCCGAGCTCGCGAAGCAGGATCTGCGCTACGAGCGGAAGATGATGCCGAAGGCCGAGGCCAAGGCGTACTTCGACGGCCGCGGCGAGCCGCTCAAGGTCCAGTTGATCGAGGAAAAGGGGGGACCGATCGTCTCGTGCTACACGATCGAGGACGCCTTCATCGATTTCTGCACCGGACCGCACGTGCCGTCGACCGGCCGCCTCAAGGCCTTCAAGGTGCTGCACAGCTCGGGCGCGTACTGGAAGGGCGATTCGCGCAACCAGCCGATGCAGCGCATCTACGGGACCGCCTTCTTCAAGGCGTCCGCGCTGACCGCCCACCTGACGCGGATCGAGGAGGCGAAGAAGCGCGACCACCGCCGGCTCGGCAAGGATCTCGGGCTGTTCACGTTCCACCCCTGGGCGCCCGGCGCACCGTTCTGGCAGGCCAAGGGGGCGACGCTCTACCGGATCCTCTCCGACTACATGCGCGACGCGCTGTCCGGCGACGACTACCAGGAGGTCCGGACACCGCTCGTCTTCAACAAGGCGCTGTGGGAGACGTCCGGACACTGGGAGCACTACCGGGAGAACATGTTCCTGCTCGAGTCCGACGGAGAGCCGCCGGCGCCCGCGACCGGCAACGGCGGCGGGCCGTCGACCGCCGAAGACAGGGACGGGGCGCAGTTCGCCCTCAAGGCGATGAACTGCCCCGGGCACATGCTGATGTTCGCGAGCGAGGGACGCAGCTACCGCGACCTGCCGCTCCGTTTCCACGACCAGGGCGTGCTGCACCGGCAGGAGGCCTCCGGCGTGCTCAGCGGACTGACCCGCGTCCGCCAGTTCTCTCAGGACGACGCGCACTGCTTCATCACCGAGGACCAGATCGGCGAGGAGGTGGAGCGCCTGCTGCGGCTCATCGACCGCGTCTACGGGGACTTCGGGCTGGACTACGCGATCGAGCTCTCGACCCGCCCGGAGGACTACCTGGGCAAGCTGGAGACGTGGACCCACGCGGAAGCGCAACTGCGCGGGGCGATCGAGGCGGCGGGCAGGCCGTTCACCGTCTCCGAGGGGGACGGAAGCTTCTACGGACCCAAGATCGACGTGCACGTGACCGATGCGATCGGCCGCCGGTGGCAGTGCGCGACGATTCAGCTCGACTACCAGATGCCGCAGCGCTTCGGCCTGAAGTACGTCGGCGCCGACAACGCCGACCATACGCCGGTGCTGATTCACCGTGCCATCTTCGGCAGCTTCGAGCGGTTCATCGCGCTGCTCATCGAGCAGTACGCCGGGGCGTTCCCGCTGTGGTTGGCGCCCGTCCAGGTCCGCATCCTGAACATCGCCGACCGGCATGCCGAGTACGGCCGGACGGTGCGGGACCGGCTGGCTGCGGCCGGCTTCCGCGTGGAGCTCGACGATCGCCGCGAGAAGATCGGACTCAAGATCCGCGAAGCGCAGCTCCAGAAGATCCCGCGGATGCTCGTGATCGGCGACCGCGAGGTCGAGAACGGCACGGTCGCGGTGCGGAGCCGCACGAAGGGAGACCTGGGCGCCAGCGCCCTCGAAGAGTTGATCGGGACGCTCGAGGAGGAGGTCCGGCTGAAGCGGACCCCCGCAACGGAGTAA
- a CDS encoding PDZ domain-containing protein, translating to MLRPTAWRVSTGPVAGRGPWLRKLVAKRGPALRTRIIAFFASIPIIAFAVVGGYYGRAAAGEEEQTYRHLRVFEDVVSLISNNYVELVDLDDVLEGALRGLAEGLDSDSAYLSPSDARRIESGQRLPEGRVGLDVTRRYYLQVIAALDGSPAAEAGIAPGDYVRAIDGEPTRLLSVIEGERRLHGEPGTTVTLSLIRGSTQEPYDIALVRERLAPTAVSGRLLAQVDGVGYLRIPAFDEGVAEAVAEEIAALEANGASHVVIDVRNAAEGAYEAAVQAAGLFVADGTLAIREEHGAASTPLESTTGEDAIGLPVTLLTNFGSSGPAEVFVSALVERDRATSIGQRTAGRTSLQRLVPLPDGSALWLSWARYLTAAGESIHPFGLAPGIGVAVQLPELGEPLPEEDAVLERAIEEIEGLAAEAA from the coding sequence GTGCTCCGCCCCACGGCCTGGAGGGTTTCCACCGGGCCCGTCGCGGGTCGCGGCCCGTGGCTTCGTAAGCTCGTTGCAAAGCGAGGACCTGCCTTGAGGACCCGGATCATCGCCTTCTTCGCATCGATTCCGATCATCGCCTTCGCAGTCGTCGGCGGCTACTACGGCCGTGCGGCGGCCGGCGAGGAAGAGCAGACCTACCGGCACCTGCGCGTCTTCGAGGACGTCGTCTCGCTCATCTCGAACAACTACGTCGAGCTCGTCGATCTCGACGACGTGCTCGAGGGCGCGTTGCGCGGGCTGGCCGAGGGGCTCGACTCCGACAGCGCGTACCTGTCACCCTCCGACGCGCGTCGCATCGAGAGCGGCCAACGGCTTCCCGAAGGACGCGTCGGCCTCGACGTCACCCGGCGCTACTACCTGCAGGTGATCGCGGCGCTCGACGGATCACCGGCCGCGGAGGCGGGCATCGCGCCGGGCGACTACGTGCGGGCCATCGACGGCGAGCCGACGCGGCTGCTGTCCGTCATCGAGGGCGAGCGGCGGCTCCACGGCGAACCAGGGACCACGGTCACGCTCTCGTTGATTCGCGGCAGCACGCAGGAGCCCTACGACATCGCGCTCGTCCGCGAGCGACTCGCGCCGACGGCGGTCAGCGGGCGCCTGCTGGCACAGGTGGACGGCGTGGGCTACCTGCGGATTCCGGCTTTCGACGAGGGCGTCGCAGAGGCCGTCGCAGAGGAGATCGCCGCGTTGGAGGCGAACGGCGCGTCTCATGTCGTAATCGATGTCCGTAACGCGGCGGAGGGCGCCTACGAGGCGGCGGTTCAGGCGGCCGGGCTCTTCGTGGCGGACGGGACGCTGGCCATCCGCGAGGAGCACGGCGCCGCCAGCACGCCGCTCGAATCGACGACCGGAGAGGACGCCATCGGGTTGCCGGTGACGCTGCTGACCAACTTCGGATCTTCGGGGCCGGCCGAGGTGTTCGTCTCGGCCCTGGTGGAGCGCGATCGGGCGACCAGCATCGGCCAGCGGACGGCCGGACGTACGAGCCTGCAGCGCCTCGTCCCGCTGCCGGACGGATCCGCGTTGTGGCTGTCGTGGGCGCGCTACCTGACCGCGGCCGGCGAATCGATCCACCCGTTCGGCCTGGCGCCGGGCATCGGAGTGGCCGTGCAGTTGCCGGAGCTCGGCGAGCCGCTGCCGGAAGAGGACGCCGTGCTCGAGCGCGCCATCGAGGAGATCGAGGGGCTCGCCGCGGAGGCCGCGTAA
- the ruvX gene encoding Holliday junction resolvase RuvX, with amino-acid sequence MRALGIDYGDRRIGLAVSDVSATLARPLRVVAPGGSLPERAAAVAGEVAAVAAEPDGLAVVVLGVPRALDGAAHRQTARVLAFADVLRTVTAVPLVLQDERLTSVEAETRLAVRERDWRKRKARLDAAAAAVILQDYLDRAAEKRAPHPVGGRAAGEDA; translated from the coding sequence ATGCGGGCACTGGGTATCGACTACGGGGATCGTCGCATCGGACTCGCGGTGAGCGATGTGTCCGCGACGCTCGCGCGCCCGTTGCGCGTCGTGGCGCCGGGCGGATCGTTGCCGGAACGGGCCGCCGCGGTGGCCGGCGAGGTGGCGGCGGTGGCCGCCGAGCCCGACGGTCTGGCGGTCGTCGTCCTGGGCGTTCCACGCGCGCTGGACGGTGCGGCGCATCGTCAGACCGCGAGAGTGCTCGCCTTCGCGGATGTCCTCCGCACGGTCACGGCCGTGCCGCTGGTGCTGCAGGACGAGCGGCTGACGAGCGTGGAGGCCGAGACGCGGCTCGCGGTGCGGGAGCGCGACTGGCGGAAACGCAAGGCCCGACTGGACGCCGCCGCCGCGGCCGTGATCCTGCAGGACTATCTGGATCGGGCGGCCGAGAAGCGCGCACCGCATCCGGTCGGCGGGCGGGCTGCCGGCGAAGACGCATAG
- the mltG gene encoding endolytic transglycosylase MltG gives MLKRLAIALACLLFLGAGAAAFAWQELLARIEAPHPGIAAAGAFVEIEPGDSVAAIAGRLVTAGIVADEWTFRFAARRSGRDRYLQAGEYFFDAPVSPLAAVTKIADGRVHLRPITFPEGLTLPAMAAIVEAKGLGSAEAFAAAASRTALIADLDPHATDLEGYLFPETYLLPRHATVDVLVTAMVAQFRAVFDDDLRARAAARGLSVREAVTLASVIQRETGSAAEHALVSAVFNNRLRIGMRLQSDPTVIYALEQAGTYDGNLTRTNMRVDSPYNTYRYGGLPPGPIAAPGRDVLQAALDPADATYLYFVSRNDGTHAFADSLREHNRNVREFQVEYFRRQRAGR, from the coding sequence ATGCTGAAACGGCTCGCAATCGCGCTGGCCTGTCTGCTGTTCCTCGGAGCCGGCGCCGCCGCGTTCGCCTGGCAGGAACTGCTGGCCCGGATCGAGGCGCCGCATCCCGGAATCGCGGCCGCGGGTGCGTTCGTCGAGATCGAGCCGGGCGATTCCGTCGCGGCGATTGCGGGGCGGCTCGTCACGGCCGGAATCGTCGCCGACGAGTGGACCTTCCGTTTCGCGGCGCGGCGCAGCGGCCGGGATCGCTACCTGCAGGCCGGCGAGTACTTCTTCGACGCCCCGGTGTCGCCGCTGGCCGCGGTGACGAAGATCGCCGACGGCCGGGTGCACCTTCGCCCGATCACCTTTCCCGAGGGGCTCACGCTGCCGGCCATGGCGGCCATCGTGGAAGCGAAGGGCCTCGGCTCGGCCGAAGCGTTCGCGGCGGCGGCGTCGCGGACCGCGCTGATCGCCGATCTGGATCCGCATGCGACGGACCTGGAGGGGTACCTGTTTCCCGAGACGTACTTGCTGCCGCGCCACGCCACCGTCGACGTTCTGGTGACGGCGATGGTGGCGCAGTTTCGGGCCGTCTTCGACGACGACCTCCGCGCCCGCGCCGCCGCGCGCGGCCTGAGCGTGCGCGAGGCGGTGACGCTGGCCTCCGTCATCCAGCGGGAAACCGGAAGCGCGGCGGAGCACGCGCTCGTGTCCGCGGTCTTCAACAACCGGCTCCGCATCGGCATGCGGCTCCAGAGCGACCCCACCGTCATCTACGCCCTCGAGCAGGCCGGCACGTACGACGGCAACCTGACGCGCACCAACATGCGGGTCGACTCGCCGTACAACACCTACCGCTACGGCGGGCTGCCCCCCGGTCCGATCGCGGCGCCCGGCCGCGACGTGCTGCAGGCGGCGCTGGACCCGGCCGACGCCACCTACCTCTACTTCGTCAGCCGCAACGACGGCACGCACGCGTTCGCCGACTCGCTGCGCGAGCACAACCGCAACGTGCGCGAGTTCCAGGTGGAGTACTTCCGACGCCAGCGGGCCGGGCGGTAG
- a CDS encoding putative sulfate exporter family transporter: MPDAPTPARNPLVASEDWWAVWLAGLVMAGVVAGAIGAVPGVGRWAALPTEAFAGRAAGLAALGIVMAALSALAVRFMGHSARRHAVAFAPLFLLAVGAYTLANQAGVRAAGFGYAFWALIIGLIIANTRGTPDWLRPALRSELYIKTGLVLLGAEVLFGNILRLGGPGLFVAWLVTPVVIVFMYQFGIRFLQIGSRSLVIVIAAATSVCGVSAAIAVAAAARARKQELTLAVGMSLIFTVAMMILMPLGIRWSGMDPVVGAAWIGGTVDATGAVVAAGAILGEQAEQIAAVVKMIQNTLIGLVAFLVAVFWVTRVEATDERKPEAMEIWHRLPKFIIGFVGASLLFSFVLTPTLGETRVAETLDLTSDVRGWLFCLAFVSIGLESSLRDLARHTSGGRPIQLYVTGQAFNVVLTLAAAWLAFGGILFERVGDVETNARNEARPAAVIERNLATGRDATPLFYTEVEGWRDYLPATPEGTRAATPSD, encoded by the coding sequence ATGCCCGACGCCCCGACGCCCGCCCGGAATCCCCTCGTTGCATCCGAAGACTGGTGGGCCGTCTGGCTCGCCGGGCTCGTCATGGCCGGCGTGGTCGCCGGCGCCATCGGCGCCGTGCCCGGTGTCGGACGCTGGGCGGCGCTGCCAACCGAGGCGTTCGCGGGCCGAGCGGCGGGACTCGCCGCGCTCGGCATCGTCATGGCCGCCCTCTCCGCGCTCGCCGTGCGGTTCATGGGCCACTCCGCCCGGCGCCATGCGGTCGCGTTCGCTCCACTCTTCCTGTTGGCCGTCGGCGCCTACACCCTGGCCAACCAGGCGGGCGTGCGCGCCGCCGGTTTCGGCTACGCCTTCTGGGCCCTGATCATCGGCCTGATCATCGCGAACACCCGGGGAACGCCCGACTGGCTCAGACCGGCCCTGCGCAGCGAGCTCTACATCAAGACGGGCCTCGTACTGCTGGGAGCTGAGGTGCTGTTCGGCAACATCCTGCGCCTCGGCGGGCCGGGACTGTTCGTCGCCTGGCTGGTGACGCCGGTCGTCATCGTCTTCATGTACCAGTTCGGGATCCGGTTCCTGCAGATCGGCAGCCGGTCGCTCGTGATCGTCATCGCGGCCGCCACTTCCGTCTGCGGCGTGTCGGCCGCCATCGCCGTCGCCGCGGCCGCGCGGGCCCGCAAGCAGGAGCTGACGCTCGCCGTGGGCATGTCGCTGATCTTCACCGTGGCGATGATGATCCTGATGCCGCTCGGCATCCGCTGGAGCGGCATGGACCCGGTGGTCGGAGCGGCCTGGATAGGCGGCACGGTCGACGCCACCGGGGCCGTGGTGGCGGCCGGCGCCATTCTCGGCGAGCAGGCGGAGCAGATCGCGGCAGTCGTCAAGATGATCCAGAACACGCTGATCGGCCTGGTCGCGTTCCTGGTGGCCGTGTTCTGGGTCACGCGGGTCGAGGCCACGGACGAGCGCAAGCCGGAGGCGATGGAGATCTGGCACCGCCTGCCCAAGTTCATCATCGGCTTCGTCGGCGCCTCGCTCCTGTTCTCGTTCGTGCTGACGCCGACGCTCGGCGAAACGCGCGTGGCCGAAACGCTCGACCTGACGTCGGACGTGCGCGGCTGGCTGTTCTGCCTGGCGTTCGTCAGCATCGGCCTGGAATCGAGCCTGCGAGACCTCGCCCGGCACACCTCGGGCGGGCGGCCCATCCAGCTCTACGTCACCGGGCAGGCGTTCAACGTCGTCCTCACCCTGGCCGCCGCCTGGCTCGCCTTCGGCGGCATCCTGTTCGAGCGGGTGGGCGACGTGGAAACGAACGCTCGCAACGAAGCCCGGCCCGCCGCCGTGATCGAGCGCAACCTCGCCACCGGGCGCGACGCCACGCCGCTCTTCTACACGGAGGTCGAGGGCTGGAGGGACTACCTGCCCGCGACACCCGAAGGCACAAGAGCGGCGACACCTTCCGATTGA